A window of Anolis sagrei isolate rAnoSag1 chromosome 13, rAnoSag1.mat, whole genome shotgun sequence contains these coding sequences:
- the SVBP gene encoding small vasohibin-binding protein: MEPGGGGGGGRREKMLQPLPPPPLPPLPKAKEGSASRLEKAKQRAAQQELKQRQRAEIYALNRVMTELEQQQFDAFCKQMQASGD; encoded by the exons ATGGAGCCCGGAGGAGGCGGAGGGGGAGGCCGCCGCGAGAAGATGCTCCAGCCGCTGCCGCCGCCTCCTCTCCCGCCGCTCCCGAAGGCCAAGGAGGGCAGCGCCAGCCGCCTCGAGAAGGCCAAGCAGCGGGCGGCCCAGCAGGAGCTGAAGCAGCGGCAAAGAGCCGAG ATCTATGCTCTGAACCGGGTGATGACGGAGCTGGAACAGCAGCAGTTTGATGCCTTCTGCAAGCAGATGCAAGCCTCCGGGGATTGA
- the TRIM62 gene encoding E3 ubiquitin-protein ligase TRIM62 yields the protein MAGSGPSASSCCSLKDELLCPICLSLYQDPVSFGCEHYFCRRCIAEHWSRQEAQAAPARDCPECRRTFAEPLLAPSLKLANIVERYAAFPLDALLRSAHRRLGSGGASSGSPGGVSSASSSCAKEHGKVQLFCLSDRAVVCFFCDEPALHEQHQVTSLDDAFEELQRELKEQLQTLQDSERGHTEALARLNRQLAETKSSAKGLRATIGEAFERLHRLLRDRQKAMLEELEADTARTLTDIEQKVQRYSQQLRKVQEGSQILQERLAEADKHAFLAGIASLSERLKGKIHETNLTYEDFPTSKYMGPLQYTIWKSLFQDIHPVPATLTLDPSTAHQRLILSDDCTIVAYGNLHPQPLQDSPRRFDVEVSVLGTEAFGSGTHYWEVVVSEKTQWMIGLAHEAVSRRGSIQIQPSRGFYCIVMHDGTQYSACTEPWTRLNVKGKLEKVGVFLDYDKGLLIFYNADDMSWLYTFREKFPGKLCSYFSPGQSHANGKNVQPLRINTVRI from the exons aTGGCTGGTTCGGGCCCCTCGGCCTCCTCGTGCTGCAGCCTGAAGGACGAGCTGCTGTGCCCAATTTGCCTGAGCCTGTACCAGGACCCGGTCAGCTTTGGCTGCGAGCATTACTTCTGCCGCCGCTGCATCGCGGAGCACTGGAGCCGGCAGGAAGCCCAGGCGGCCCCGGCCCGAGACTGCCCCGAGTGCCGTCGCACCTTTGCCGAGCCCCTGCTGGCCCCCAGTCTCAAGCTGGCCAACATCGTGGAGCGCTACGCCGCTTTCCCCTTGGATGCCCTCCTGCGCAGCGCCCACCGCCGACTGGGTTCCGGCGGGGCATCCAGTGGCTCCCCGGGCGGCGTCTCCTCGGCCTCCTCCTCCTGTGCCAAGGAACACGGCAAGGTCCAGCTCTTCTGTCTTTCCGACCGTGCTGTGGTCTGCTTCTTCTGCGACGAGCCCGCCCTCCACGAGCAGCACCAGGTCACCAGCCTCGACGACGCCTTCGAGGAGCTCCAG CGGGAGCTCAAGGAGCAGCTGCAGACCCTGCAGGACAGTGAGCGCGGGCACACCGAAGCCCTGGCCCGCCTCAACCGCCAGCTGGCCGAGACCAAG TCCTCGGCCAAGGGCCTGCGCGCCACCATTGGGGAGGCCTTTGAGCGGCTGCACCGGCTGCTTCGGGACCGTCAGAAGGCTATGCTGGAGGAGCTGGAGGCGGACACGGCTCGGACGCTGACCGACATCGAGCAGAAAGTCCAGCGCTACAGCCAGCAGCTGCGCAAGGTCCAGGAGGGCAGCCAGATCCTGCAGGAGCGCCTGGCCGAGGCCGACAAGCACGCCTTCCTGGCCGGCATCGCCTCGCTCTCCGAGAG GCTGAAAGGGAAGATCCACGAGACCAACCTGACCTACGAAGACTTCCCCACCTCCAAGTACATGGGGCCCTTGCAGTACACCATCTGGAAGTCCCTTTTCCAGGACATCCATCCAG TTCCAGCCACGCTGACGTTGGACCCGTCCACAGCCCACCAGCGGCTGATCCTCTCAGACGACTGCACCATCGTGGCCTATGGCAACCTGCACCCACAACCGCTGCAGGACTCCCCGCGACGCTTCGACGTGGAGGTCTCGGTGCTGGGCACGGAGGCCTTTGGGAGCGGGACGCACTACTGGGAGGTGGTGGTTTCGGAGAAGACACAGTGGATGATCGGCCTGGCCCACGAGGCAGTCAGCCGGCGCGGCAGCATCCAGATCCAGCCCAGCCGGGGCTTCTACTGTATCGTGATGCACGACGGCACCCAGTACAGCGCCTGCACCGAGCCCTGGACCCGGCTCAACGTCAAGGGCAAGCTGGAGAAGGTGGGCGTCTTCCTGGACTACGACAAGGGCCTGCTCATCTTCTACAACGCCGACGACATGTCCTGGCTCTACACCTTCCGGGAGAAGTTCCCCGGGAAGCTTTGCTCCTACTTCAGTCCCGGGCAGAGCCATGCCAACGGGAAGAATGTCCAGCCCCTGCGCATCAACACTGTACGCATTTAG